A window from Tenacibaculum singaporense encodes these proteins:
- the bcp gene encoding thioredoxin-dependent thiol peroxidase, with translation MTTLKIGDKAPNFESVDEKGNAVKLSDYTGKKLVLFFYPKASTPGCTAEACDLRDNYKTFLAKGYDVLGVSADSARRQQNFINKNELPFPLLADESKDVINAFGVWGPKKFMGREYDGIHRTTFVIDENGVIEDVITKVKTKEHANQILK, from the coding sequence ATGACAACACTAAAAATAGGAGATAAGGCACCAAATTTTGAATCAGTAGACGAAAAAGGAAATGCTGTAAAACTTTCTGATTATACAGGGAAAAAACTAGTATTGTTCTTTTACCCAAAAGCAAGTACACCTGGTTGTACAGCTGAAGCTTGTGACTTACGTGATAATTACAAAACATTTTTAGCAAAAGGCTATGATGTTTTAGGAGTGAGTGCAGATTCGGCAAGACGTCAACAAAACTTTATTAATAAAAATGAATTACCTTTTCCTTTATTAGCAGATGAAAGTAAAGACGTAATCAACGCTTTTGGTGTTTGGGGACCTAAAAAGTTTATGGGAAGAGAGTATGATGGAATTCACCGTACTACTTTTGTAATTGATGAGAATGGAGTTATAGAAGATGTTATTACGAAAGTAAAAACAAAAGAACACGCAAATCAGATATTAAAGTAA
- a CDS encoding RNA polymerase sigma factor, translating to MQNIADDSVLVKNYINGNEYAIELLIKRHQQRLYSFIYSKVQNRDTTEDIFQDTFIKVIRTLKKGNYNEEGKFLPWVMRIAHNLIIDFFRKNNRMPTFNNTEEFDIFSVLSDGTLNAEGKIIKEQILNDVKELVEELPEEQKEVLKMRIYNDMSFNEISENTGVSINTALGRMRYALINLRKIIEKNKIILVS from the coding sequence ATGCAAAACATAGCAGATGACAGTGTTTTAGTAAAGAACTACATTAATGGTAATGAATACGCCATAGAATTATTGATTAAGCGCCACCAGCAACGTCTTTATAGCTTTATTTATAGTAAAGTACAAAATAGAGATACTACAGAAGATATTTTTCAAGACACCTTTATAAAGGTTATAAGAACACTAAAAAAAGGAAATTATAACGAAGAAGGTAAATTTTTACCATGGGTAATGCGTATTGCTCATAATTTAATTATTGATTTTTTTAGAAAAAACAATCGCATGCCCACGTTTAATAATACAGAAGAGTTTGATATTTTTTCGGTATTAAGCGATGGAACTTTGAATGCAGAAGGAAAAATAATAAAAGAACAAATTTTAAACGATGTTAAAGAGTTAGTTGAAGAACTACCTGAAGAACAAAAGGAGGTTTTAAAAATGCGTATTTATAATGATATGAGTTTTAATGAAATATCAGAAAATACAGGTGTTAGTATAAACACTGCATTAGGTAGAATGCGTTATGCTTTAATTAATTTGAGAAAAATAATTGAAAAAAATAAAATTATTTTAGTCAGTTAA
- a CDS encoding endonuclease III domain-containing protein, whose amino-acid sequence MTKAEKVQFVIDTLEELYPETPIPLDHKDPYTLLIAVLMSAQSTDARVNTITPLLFEKADNPYDMVKLTVDEIREIIKPVGLSPMKSKGIHGLSKILIEKHNGEVPVDMDALEELPAVGHKTASVVMAQAFDIPAFPVDTHIHRLMYRWNLSNGKSVAQTEKDAKRLFPKELWNKLHLQIIYYGREYSPARGWRLENDIITKTVGRKSVIDDYNKKKA is encoded by the coding sequence ATGACGAAAGCAGAAAAAGTTCAGTTTGTTATAGATACTTTAGAAGAGTTGTATCCTGAAACGCCCATTCCTTTAGACCATAAAGACCCGTACACCTTGTTGATTGCTGTATTGATGTCTGCTCAAAGTACTGATGCTCGTGTAAACACCATTACGCCATTATTATTTGAAAAAGCTGATAATCCGTACGATATGGTAAAACTTACTGTTGATGAAATTCGAGAGATTATCAAACCTGTCGGTTTGTCGCCTATGAAATCTAAAGGAATTCACGGTTTGTCAAAAATTTTAATTGAAAAACATAATGGTGAAGTCCCTGTTGATATGGACGCTTTAGAAGAATTACCTGCAGTAGGTCATAAAACGGCTAGTGTGGTAATGGCACAAGCTTTTGATATTCCTGCTTTTCCTGTAGATACCCATATTCATAGATTAATGTATCGTTGGAATTTATCTAACGGAAAAAGTGTTGCACAAACTGAAAAAGACGCAAAACGTTTATTTCCAAAAGAATTATGGAATAAATTACACTTACAAATTATTTATTACGGACGCGAATACTCTCCTGCTCGAGGTTGGAGGTTAGAAAATGATATTATTACTAAGACAGTTGGAAGAAAATCGGTAATAGACGATTATAATAAAAAGAAAGCATAA
- a CDS encoding sterol desaturase family protein produces the protein MSNIFNQDILYYWSAPFFISVILLEMFFSYRAKAKNYEFKDTATNVYFALVNFSLDLLMKVTSFAIMGFCYQYRIIDWEGNMSWAYWLLAFIGQDFLYYIHHYVDHHSRFFWAVHVTHHNSEFYNISTGFRSPVLQPLFRYMFFLPLAFLGVMPLHIMFAYAMNQNYGTLCHTNFIKSKLGWWGYIFVTPSHHRVHHASNTKYLDKNMGMVLIIWDRIFGTFQAEEDETEYEKLRYGLTKPLEDKGPINIIFHEWKEIFKDFFNRKKDLPLTTRLKYVFMPPGWSHDGSTKTSRELQKELASTTEVITTPKELRVSPQKIKVE, from the coding sequence ATGAGCAACATATTTAATCAAGATATATTATACTACTGGAGTGCTCCATTTTTCATTTCAGTAATCTTACTCGAAATGTTCTTTAGCTATAGAGCTAAAGCTAAAAACTACGAATTTAAAGATACAGCTACTAATGTTTACTTTGCTTTAGTAAATTTTAGTCTAGACTTGTTAATGAAGGTTACTTCATTTGCCATTATGGGCTTTTGTTACCAATACAGAATTATTGACTGGGAAGGTAACATGTCGTGGGCATATTGGCTGTTAGCTTTTATTGGTCAAGACTTTTTGTACTATATACACCATTATGTAGATCATCATTCACGATTTTTCTGGGCTGTACACGTAACACATCACAACTCTGAATTTTATAATATTTCAACTGGTTTTAGATCTCCAGTTTTACAGCCTTTATTTAGGTATATGTTCTTTTTACCGTTAGCTTTTCTAGGTGTTATGCCACTACACATTATGTTTGCATATGCCATGAATCAAAACTACGGAACCTTATGCCATACCAATTTTATTAAAAGTAAATTAGGTTGGTGGGGATATATTTTTGTAACTCCTTCTCATCACAGAGTGCATCATGCTTCAAACACTAAATACCTTGATAAAAATATGGGAATGGTCTTAATTATTTGGGATCGTATTTTTGGAACTTTTCAGGCTGAAGAGGATGAAACTGAATATGAAAAATTACGTTATGGTTTAACCAAACCTTTAGAGGACAAAGGACCGATTAACATCATTTTTCACGAGTGGAAAGAGATTTTTAAAGACTTTTTTAATCGAAAAAAGGATTTACCATTAACAACACGCTTAAAATATGTGTTTATGCCTCCTGGTTGGAGTCATGATGGTAGCACTAAAACAAGTAGAGAATTACAAAAAGAACTTGCTTCCACTACAGAAGTGATAACAACTCCTAAAGAATTAAGAGTAAGTCCACAAAAAATAAAAGTCGAGTAA